Proteins found in one Agaribacterium sp. ZY112 genomic segment:
- a CDS encoding DUF2164 domain-containing protein, with amino-acid sequence MTDVKFSKEETDRLVNKLKAYFDKEFDQEIGAFDAEFLLDFIAKELEPVFYNRGLADAHSLFSDKVDELGYLIQELEKPAL; translated from the coding sequence ATGACGGATGTTAAATTTTCTAAAGAAGAAACGGATCGTTTAGTGAACAAGCTTAAGGCGTATTTTGATAAGGAGTTCGATCAGGAAATCGGTGCTTTTGACGCTGAGTTTCTTCTTGATTTTATTGCAAAAGAACTTGAGCCTGTTTTTTATAACCGTGGCCTGGCAGATGCCCATTCGCTGTTCTCAGATAAAGTGGATGAACTAGGGTATTTGATTCAGGAGCTAGAGAAACCGGCCCTCTAA